From one Halosimplex rubrum genomic stretch:
- a CDS encoding Lrp/AsnC family transcriptional regulator codes for MVRAFIMVKTAAGKSEQLLDSIRGIDGVEEAHIVAGQYDIIVEATGEEVYDLMHGVATRLRDLDGIADTKTYICLD; via the coding sequence ATGGTGCGGGCCTTTATCATGGTGAAGACGGCGGCCGGGAAGTCCGAACAGCTGCTCGACTCGATCCGGGGGATCGACGGGGTCGAGGAGGCGCACATCGTCGCCGGCCAGTACGACATCATCGTCGAGGCGACCGGCGAGGAGGTGTACGACCTGATGCACGGCGTCGCGACCAGGCTCCGCGACCTCGACGGTATCGCCGACACGAAGACCTACATCTGTCTGG
- a CDS encoding potassium channel family protein encodes MRFVIVGAGRVGLRTARALEDSGHEVVLIERNPTKVDRATAEGYEVIEGDASDEQVLLAVDLAAADAVGALTGDLSTNFVACMVAKHHGCRTVLRIDEEYREDIYRKYASDVDEVIYPERLGAIVAKNALLGGNIRAVADIAQNLQLVELTVSPESPMRGYTLSELELPADTELLAFGKQGDPLIIPDEDVSLEVGDTLAILADFEKLDDVRQIVVGEAVAATGGA; translated from the coding sequence ATGCGATTCGTTATCGTGGGTGCCGGCCGCGTCGGGCTGCGAACGGCACGCGCACTCGAAGACAGCGGACACGAGGTGGTCCTCATCGAGCGCAACCCGACGAAGGTCGACCGCGCGACGGCGGAGGGCTACGAGGTCATCGAGGGCGACGCCAGCGACGAGCAGGTGTTGCTCGCCGTCGACCTGGCAGCGGCCGACGCCGTCGGCGCGCTGACGGGCGACCTCTCGACGAACTTCGTCGCGTGCATGGTCGCGAAACACCACGGCTGTCGCACCGTCCTCCGGATCGACGAGGAGTACCGCGAGGACATCTACCGCAAGTACGCCTCCGACGTGGACGAGGTCATCTACCCCGAGCGGCTGGGCGCCATCGTCGCCAAGAACGCCCTCCTCGGCGGGAACATCCGCGCCGTCGCCGACATCGCGCAGAACCTCCAGCTCGTCGAGCTCACCGTCTCGCCGGAGTCGCCGATGCGCGGCTACACCCTGAGCGAACTCGAACTGCCCGCCGACACGGAACTGCTCGCCTTCGGCAAGCAGGGCGACCCGCTCATCATCCCCGACGAGGACGTGTCGCTCGAAGTTGGCGACACGCTCGCCATCCTCGCGGACTTCGAGAAACTGGACGACGTGCGCCAGATAGTCGTCGGCGAGGCAGTCGCCGCGACGGGGGGCGCCTGA